Proteins encoded by one window of Halorubrum ruber:
- a CDS encoding sulfurtransferase TusA family protein codes for MSAEFDIAETLDVKGASCPMPVVKTKSAIDDLAAGEVLEVVATDPGSMSDIDGWADGTEGVELVDQTEGDDVYNHYVRKTE; via the coding sequence ATGAGTGCCGAATTCGACATCGCGGAGACGCTTGACGTGAAAGGCGCATCGTGCCCCATGCCAGTGGTGAAGACGAAGTCCGCCATCGACGACCTCGCCGCGGGCGAGGTCCTCGAGGTGGTGGCGACGGACCCCGGTAGCATGAGCGACATCGACGGCTGGGCCGACGGCACCGAGGGCGTCGAGCTCGTCGACCAGACGGAGGGCGACGACGTGTACAACCACTACGTCCGCAAGACGGAGTAA
- a CDS encoding MBL fold metallo-hydrolase, producing the protein MNADDFPTPDVDVDSVDPESLKDRIDAGEDVTILDTRMQSDYDEWRIDGENVTSINVPYFEFLEDEVDDDVLDRIPDDREVTVLCAKGGASEYVAGTLAERGYDVDHLEDGMNGWASIYEAVEVDRYDGAGTLLQYQRPSSGCLGYLLYDDGEAAIIDPLRAFTDRYLDDADDLGVDLTYAIDTHVHADHISGVRDLDAEGVEGVIPDAAVDRGVTYADELTTAEDGDTFEVGDAAIETVYTPGHTTGMTSYLVDESLLATGDGLFIESVARPDLEEGDDGAPDAARMLYESLQERVLTLPDDTLIGGAHFSDAAVPADDGTYTAPIGELVAEMDALTMEEDDFVELILSDMPPRPANYEDIIATNLGQNTVDDEEAFTLELGPNNCAASQDSLAGD; encoded by the coding sequence ATGAATGCCGACGACTTCCCGACTCCGGACGTCGATGTCGACTCCGTCGACCCGGAATCGCTCAAAGACCGAATCGACGCGGGCGAGGACGTCACGATCCTCGACACGCGCATGCAGTCGGATTACGACGAGTGGCGCATCGACGGCGAGAACGTCACGTCGATCAACGTCCCGTACTTCGAGTTCCTCGAGGACGAGGTCGACGACGACGTCCTCGATCGGATTCCCGACGACCGCGAGGTGACCGTCCTCTGCGCGAAGGGCGGCGCCAGCGAGTACGTCGCGGGCACGCTCGCGGAGCGCGGCTATGACGTCGACCACCTCGAAGACGGGATGAACGGCTGGGCGAGCATCTACGAGGCCGTCGAGGTCGACCGCTACGACGGCGCCGGCACGCTCCTCCAGTACCAGCGCCCCTCGTCGGGCTGTCTCGGCTACCTCCTCTACGACGACGGGGAGGCCGCGATCATCGACCCGCTCCGGGCCTTCACCGACCGCTACCTCGACGACGCCGACGACCTCGGCGTCGACCTGACGTACGCCATCGACACGCACGTCCACGCCGACCACATCTCGGGCGTGCGCGACCTCGACGCCGAAGGCGTGGAGGGCGTCATCCCCGACGCCGCCGTCGACCGCGGCGTCACCTACGCCGACGAGCTGACCACGGCCGAAGACGGCGACACCTTCGAAGTCGGCGACGCGGCGATCGAGACCGTCTACACGCCCGGCCACACGACCGGGATGACCTCCTACCTCGTCGACGAGAGCCTCCTCGCGACCGGCGACGGACTGTTCATCGAGAGCGTCGCCCGACCCGACCTCGAAGAGGGCGACGACGGCGCCCCCGACGCCGCGCGCATGCTGTACGAGTCGCTTCAGGAGCGGGTGCTGACGCTGCCCGACGACACCCTGATCGGCGGCGCGCACTTCAGCGACGCGGCCGTCCCGGCCGACGACGGCACCTACACGGCGCCGATCGGCGAGCTCGTCGCGGAGATGGACGCGCTCACCATGGAGGAGGACGACTTCGTCGAGCTGATCCTCTCGGATATGCCGCCGCGCCCGGCCAACTACGAGGACATCATCGCGACGAACCTCGGGCAGAACACCGTCGACGACGAGGAGGCGTTCACCCTCGAGCTCGGGCCGAACAACTGCGCCGCCAGCCAAGACTCGCTCGCGGGTGACTGA
- a CDS encoding YeeE/YedE family protein translates to MVADPVLLQAVAELFPNGISRYAVGGLLVGLGTVVIYVGTGIPAGASTFLESTLSYVSDQSRFQQYVGSRDWRLVFTAGIILGALAFAATVQSGVVTTSLYEPGTTGQLYEVAGVTLWTTDIQPWRLFLGGILVGIGTRVGKGCTSGHGVCGVGSASKTSLVGVATFLTVAIGTAQVVAALGVSP, encoded by the coding sequence ATGGTTGCTGACCCAGTACTGCTTCAGGCCGTCGCCGAGCTGTTCCCCAACGGGATCAGCCGGTACGCCGTCGGCGGGCTGCTCGTCGGCCTCGGGACCGTCGTCATCTACGTCGGGACCGGCATTCCGGCCGGGGCGAGCACGTTCCTGGAGTCGACGCTGTCGTACGTCTCCGACCAGTCGCGGTTCCAGCAGTACGTCGGCTCGCGGGACTGGCGGCTCGTGTTCACGGCCGGGATCATCCTGGGCGCGCTCGCGTTCGCCGCGACGGTCCAGTCCGGCGTGGTCACGACCTCGCTGTACGAGCCCGGAACGACCGGTCAGCTCTACGAAGTCGCCGGCGTGACGCTGTGGACGACGGACATCCAGCCGTGGCGGCTGTTCCTCGGCGGGATCTTGGTCGGTATCGGGACCCGCGTCGGGAAGGGGTGTACGTCCGGACACGGCGTCTGCGGCGTCGGCTCGGCGTCGAAGACGTCGCTGGTCGGCGTCGCGACGTTCCTGACCGTGGCGATCGGGACCGCACAGGTCGTCGCCGCGTTGGGGGTGAGTCCGTAA
- a CDS encoding YeeE/YedE family protein: MSDDRHPLFKPLVFVGGLIFGFGLGFSHMARPEVVVNFLLFEDLGLPFVMFGAAIVSGIAFALLPRIRDTAPLTGSPYERRLKPFDRNVLVGGAVFGVGWGLSGICPGAAYASLGVGNVTILWALGGMFVGAYAQGYWRSRSETRDAAPAGAD, from the coding sequence GTGAGCGACGACCGTCATCCCCTGTTCAAGCCGCTGGTGTTCGTCGGCGGGCTGATCTTCGGGTTCGGGCTCGGGTTCAGCCACATGGCGCGGCCGGAGGTCGTGGTGAACTTCCTGCTGTTCGAGGACCTCGGCCTCCCGTTCGTGATGTTCGGGGCCGCGATCGTCTCCGGGATCGCGTTCGCGCTGCTGCCGCGGATCCGAGACACCGCGCCCCTCACGGGGAGCCCGTACGAGCGCCGGCTGAAACCGTTCGACCGGAACGTTCTCGTCGGCGGCGCCGTCTTCGGCGTCGGCTGGGGGCTCTCGGGGATCTGCCCGGGCGCGGCGTACGCCAGCCTCGGGGTCGGCAACGTCACCATCCTCTGGGCGCTCGGCGGCATGTTCGTCGGCGCGTACGCGCAGGGGTACTGGCGGAGCCGGAGCGAGACCCGCGACGCCGCCCCGGCGGGCGCGGACTGA
- a CDS encoding inorganic phosphate transporter, with amino-acid sequence MDPALIALFVGAALASLFMAWVIGAGSSGATPFAPAVGANAIGTMRAALLVGVFGFVGAVTQGGNVSEAVGSGLVGGISLPVAGVILVLLLGAGLMAVGIVTGIPIATAFTVTGAVIGVGLALGGTPVWAKYQQIGAVWLLTPFVGGGIAFGIASVLPRPGVAERYSVPVLAGLVGAVLVNVRFSFLGEGAAPGTVSGLAQRTLSVDGLASAAAITGLAALAIATVVWWDVSRDEAGGLRRVLLALGSLVAFSAGGSQVGLAVGPLLPLLDEVGMVSTTAVLVGGGFGMLVGSWTGAPRMIKSLSQDYSSLGPRRSISALVPSFLIAQLAVLLGVPVSFNEIVVSAIIGSGAAVGGRDAVDAEKILTTVGAWAGSFAVSFALAYAVAALAL; translated from the coding sequence ATGGACCCCGCTCTCATCGCCCTCTTCGTCGGCGCGGCGCTCGCCAGCCTGTTCATGGCGTGGGTGATCGGCGCCGGGTCGAGCGGCGCGACCCCGTTTGCCCCCGCCGTCGGCGCGAACGCCATCGGGACGATGCGGGCCGCCCTCCTGGTCGGCGTCTTCGGCTTCGTCGGCGCCGTCACGCAGGGCGGCAACGTCTCGGAGGCCGTCGGCAGCGGCCTCGTCGGCGGCATCAGTCTGCCCGTCGCCGGCGTTATCCTCGTGCTCTTGCTGGGCGCGGGGCTGATGGCGGTCGGCATCGTCACCGGGATCCCTATCGCGACCGCGTTCACCGTGACCGGCGCCGTCATCGGCGTCGGCCTCGCGCTCGGCGGGACGCCGGTCTGGGCGAAGTACCAGCAGATCGGCGCCGTCTGGCTGCTGACGCCGTTCGTCGGCGGCGGCATCGCCTTCGGAATCGCCTCGGTCCTCCCGCGACCCGGGGTCGCCGAGCGGTACAGCGTCCCGGTCCTCGCCGGCCTCGTCGGCGCCGTCCTCGTGAACGTCCGGTTCAGCTTCCTCGGCGAGGGGGCCGCGCCGGGGACCGTCAGCGGACTCGCGCAGCGGACCCTCTCGGTCGACGGCCTCGCGTCGGCGGCCGCGATCACCGGGCTCGCCGCGCTGGCGATCGCGACCGTCGTCTGGTGGGACGTGAGCCGCGACGAAGCGGGCGGGCTGCGGCGCGTGCTGCTGGCGCTCGGGTCGCTCGTCGCCTTCTCCGCGGGCGGGAGTCAGGTCGGGTTAGCGGTCGGGCCGCTGCTCCCGCTGCTCGACGAGGTGGGGATGGTGTCGACGACCGCCGTCCTCGTCGGCGGCGGGTTCGGGATGCTGGTCGGCTCGTGGACCGGCGCGCCGCGGATGATCAAGTCGCTCTCGCAGGACTACTCCTCGCTCGGGCCGCGGCGCTCCATCTCCGCGCTCGTCCCGTCGTTCCTGATCGCGCAGCTCGCGGTGCTGCTCGGGGTGCCGGTCTCGTTCAACGAGATCGTCGTCAGCGCGATCATCGGGAGCGGCGCGGCCGTCGGCGGCCGCGACGCGGTGGACGCCGAGAAGATCCTGACGACCGTGGGGGCGTGGGCCGGCTCGTTCGCCGTCTCGTTCGCGCTCGCGTACGCCGTCGCGGCGCTCGCTTTATAA
- a CDS encoding universal stress protein has protein sequence MRALCATDLSAASEATIENETCLDCLGRIGVRTVHLVTVVPGNVHAATPGVDFEARRRRGLDRYRAVIEAAGFDVETHVVRGTPHRRLNDIAETVHADLSVVGSRGRSPLENRVVGSTARNLARTTVVPLLVNRVERAVDDPDVRREHLFRRILFATDFSEHAARAFDAFSYLRHATDEATLVHVRSPKDEGAGGDAGTGPAERLAERARTLEEWGIETRTEVRRGDPAEEILAAEAAVTPSTVLVGSKGRSRVRRLLLGSVSGEIVARATGNVFLVPPPRAT, from the coding sequence ATGCGGGCCCTGTGCGCGACCGACCTGTCGGCCGCCAGCGAGGCGACCATCGAGAACGAGACGTGTCTGGACTGTCTGGGCCGCATCGGCGTTCGGACGGTCCACCTCGTCACGGTCGTTCCGGGGAACGTCCACGCCGCGACGCCGGGCGTCGACTTCGAGGCGCGGCGGCGCCGGGGGCTCGACAGGTACCGGGCGGTGATCGAGGCCGCGGGGTTCGACGTCGAGACGCACGTCGTCCGCGGGACGCCGCACCGCCGTCTCAACGACATCGCCGAGACCGTCCACGCCGACCTCTCGGTCGTCGGGTCGCGGGGACGGAGCCCGCTGGAGAACCGGGTCGTCGGCTCGACCGCGCGCAACCTCGCGCGGACCACCGTCGTCCCGCTGTTAGTCAACCGCGTCGAGCGGGCGGTCGACGACCCAGACGTCCGCCGCGAGCACCTCTTTCGGCGGATACTCTTCGCGACGGACTTCTCCGAGCACGCCGCCCGCGCGTTCGACGCGTTCTCGTACCTCCGTCACGCGACCGACGAGGCGACGCTCGTCCACGTCCGCTCGCCGAAAGACGAGGGCGCGGGCGGCGACGCCGGCACCGGTCCGGCCGAGCGGCTGGCCGAGCGGGCGCGCACGCTGGAGGAGTGGGGGATCGAGACGCGGACCGAGGTCCGCCGCGGCGACCCCGCCGAGGAGATCCTCGCCGCCGAGGCGGCGGTCACGCCGTCGACGGTCCTCGTCGGCTCGAAGGGCCGGAGCCGCGTCCGGCGGCTCCTGCTGGGCAGCGTCTCCGGGGAGATCGTCGCGCGGGCGACGGGGAACGTCTTCCTCGTCCCGCCGCCCCGAGCGACTTAA
- a CDS encoding DUF7512 family protein: protein MAGLEIPSWDPETALLIGAILFEAFVLYIGYGGLERLVGPYLMDLIVGGDASAR, encoded by the coding sequence ATGGCAGGACTAGAGATCCCGAGCTGGGACCCGGAGACGGCCCTGCTTATCGGCGCGATCCTCTTCGAAGCGTTCGTGCTGTACATCGGGTACGGCGGCCTCGAACGGCTCGTCGGGCCGTACCTAATGGACCTCATCGTCGGGGGTGACGCGAGTGCTCGGTAG